In Pseudomonadota bacterium, the following are encoded in one genomic region:
- a CDS encoding AbrB/MazE/SpoVT family DNA-binding domain-containing protein encodes MLEFRTQVKEGGRIVLPSQIRKKLHIDIGEELLLKVEDNEIHVMTYTSVIENAQSVTRKYNKSKQKLTDLLYEMRQEEMDD; translated from the coding sequence ATGTTAGAATTTAGGACTCAAGTTAAAGAAGGAGGCAGAATAGTTCTTCCCTCCCAGATTAGAAAAAAGCTACATATTGATATTGGAGAAGAGCTTTTATTAAAGGTGGAAGATAATGAAATACATGTTATGACTTATACAAGTGTTATTGAAAATGCTCAGTCTGTTACTCGAAAATACAATAAATCAAAACAGAAATTGACGGATCTTCTTTATGAAATGAGACAGGAAGAGATGGATGATTGA